In Acaryochloris marina S15, a single genomic region encodes these proteins:
- a CDS encoding SAM-dependent methyltransferase — translation MSKTRDDVGFTAKNMAAGRAYETRRSDALFIDPFAEKLAGKEVLEDVIPRLEADEKAGKPFTSIRTRYFDDLILGHSQNIQQIVLLGAGLDTRALRMEWAADTHVYEIDQSNILTYKESVLEDIQPTCNRHAIAADLKDSLWSEMLIKQGYQPSKPSIWLLEGVLYYLNEEEVHNLLTTITTLSVKGSWFGADVINSVIMNGQDDWAKYWLSCCDDPESFFEQYGWQASAIQPGDEGASFGRFTFQFPDPSLPDQPHLYFIAACRQE, via the coding sequence ATGTCTAAGACAAGGGATGACGTTGGTTTTACCGCCAAAAATATGGCTGCTGGACGTGCATATGAAACGAGAAGATCAGATGCATTATTCATTGATCCCTTTGCTGAGAAGCTAGCAGGTAAAGAGGTTCTAGAAGATGTAATTCCCCGGCTAGAAGCAGATGAAAAAGCGGGAAAGCCTTTTACCTCAATTCGAACGCGTTACTTTGATGACTTGATCCTAGGGCATTCTCAAAATATTCAGCAAATTGTTCTGTTAGGGGCAGGTCTGGATACCCGAGCTTTGCGTATGGAATGGGCCGCTGATACTCATGTTTATGAGATTGATCAAAGTAATATATTGACCTACAAAGAATCAGTTCTAGAGGATATTCAGCCTACTTGTAATCGGCATGCAATCGCAGCTGATTTGAAAGACTCTCTTTGGTCTGAGATGCTGATTAAACAAGGCTATCAACCGTCAAAGCCGTCAATTTGGCTCCTGGAAGGGGTTCTATATTATCTGAATGAAGAAGAAGTTCATAATTTGCTGACAACAATCACAACTTTGTCTGTTAAAGGAAGTTGGTTTGGGGCTGATGTTATCAATTCTGTAATAATGAATGGCCAAGATGACTGGGCTAAGTATTGGCTGTCCTGTTGCGATGATCCGGAGTCTTTCTTTGAACAGTATGGTTGGCAGGCCTCAGCGATTCAACCAGGTGATGAAGGTGCTTCGTTTGGCCGCTTCACATTCCAATTTCCAGACCCTAGTCTTCCTGATCAGCCTCATCTGTATTTTATTGCTGCCTGTCGGCAAGAGTAG